A segment of the Cutaneotrichosporon cavernicola HIS019 DNA, chromosome: 6 genome:
CTCTTGAATCGTCTTTCATCATTGCTCTACATCTTCATCCTCACAAACCGCATTGGCAAATACATTGCCTCTACGCCGTACGCCGTGCACAAGGCGTTGCACACGACTGGCATTTTGGTAGCTGTGGCTGAAAACAAGCTAGCAAGGTTAAATTCAGCCTCCGCCGCTCAAAACAAACACTCCCTTGTCCTTCCTCGGTCTTTAACAGTGTGTTTCAATCCTCGACCCACCAaacacccacacccaccacACCCACTTGGTTGCTGTAATATCCACTCTTGCACCCCATTAGTTTACGACATCCATCGCCAGCCTCACACCCTCACCACAATCGGGGTGACCATCTCCCGTCACCCCACAACGTCTCTCCTCTTTCCCACCACCCCAAACACTCAATGAAGTCGCTCTGGGGTCGCTTCAAGCCCGCCCAAGCTGGCCCGAGCACGTCACGCCCGTCACCCGACGTCGCTGTGGCGGACCGTTCCGACGACACCATCAAGGTCGGCAAGACGCGCTCGTTCCGCCGCCCAAGACTCACCGATGTGCATACAGAGACGCCCACCTCGGCTAGCGGCGATGCAGAACACTCGCACTCACACGACTATTCGACTATATCACACTCGTCCCTCACCAAAGAGCTCCCACCGCGTCCGGTAACCCCGGGTGCCCTTGCCAACCTCAGCCCACCCGTGTCTCCCAAGGACAGCCATGACTTGCCCAACGCCATCGAGGAATGGCGCGCGCAGCAAgcgcgcgcctcgaacTCGACCGACAATGTCAAGAAGGTTGCGTTCCAGTCACCCCAAAGGCCTCATGGCACCAACTCGGATGGCGACTTGCGGGGGAGAGCGGCTGGAAGTGCTGGGCCCTCGGTGAGTTGTCTGTACAACAGGAGCTGACTCAAGCGTCAGCGCGAACACTCGCCAACGtcacgctcgtcctcgcgaAACTCGGTGCACGGCTCGACTCCCCTAGACATGCGACGGGGCTctgcgtcgacgtcgcaAGCTAGTCTGACGCATATGGCACATTCGCCCACTAAAAGCACGCTCTCGCAAGTGACGCTCGCCCCGAGCGAGAGCAGTGCAACGAGCGCACAGAGCTACATTCCTCTGCCAGAAAGTTGGACCGCCGCGATGGACGACGAACTCATTGCCAACCTTGGTCCTCGTGaacgagcgcgccaagaGGTCTTGTGGGAAATCGTCAACTCGGAGGAACGGTAAGGATCTCTGGCGATGCAGGCTGACGCAAAGCTATGTGCAGGatctcgccaagctcaatGAAACATTCTGCCTCGCCCTACTACCTGCGCGCGAATCGCCGCCCCTGGGCCTGGGAGACCCTCTGGTCCTGACGCGCACGACGTCACCCGTCACAAGCTCGGGCTCTCACGACATGCAAGATTTTTTGCCCATTGCGTCCCAGTATTCTGCGGCCCGCCAGAGCACGGACTCGTTTCGCTCCGACGACGAatcgtcggcggcgagaatgaacgccctcgccgccctgACAAGAAGCACCGTGTCTTCGCAACCCTCATCGCACCCACAAACCATCTCACACAACGCACACGACCGCAACCATGGTGGCCGCTTACACGGGCAGGCACGCACGCTGCCGCTCAATAGGGCGTCGCGCGGCAACCTCCAGAATAAGGATGACGGCCACTCGCGCATTACGTCTCGATCGAGCATCTCGTCCATGCTCAACGGGCCTATGACGCTCCCCGACGATCTCGAGCAGGTGCTTACTTCCATCTCGTCAGGCATCCTCCAGGGGCATGTCAAGCTTGTCACGGCCCTTCGCAAACGATATGACGAGCAGTTTCCGCTGGTGCGCTCGCTGGCGGACGTGTTTATCTCTCACGTTAGTTCTTGATCAATTTCACCTACTGACTCCAGTCCGACATCCTTCGCGAGTATGCCACGTACATCCTGCACCTtgagcgcgcgctcgcacagattgacgaggcggcggcgttgtcggcgtcgatAGCCACtggcagccgcagccgtcGGAGCTCGCGTCGACTCGAGGAGACGCAGCAGGGCCGCCTCAGCAAGAGGCTTGCgcagcttgaggagcttgcTGCGCAGCGCGGGGAGGCTGGCATGGCCATTTCCTTATCCAAGCCGTTCCAACGTCTGCTCAAGTACccgctcctcttccagAACCTGCTGTTCAACACGTCGCCTTCGACACGCGAATACGAGGCCACGCTCGCAATGGTTGACGAAGTTGAAACGATTGTGCGAAgcatcgaggacgagaaaTCGTCGTCtgaggagcgtgagcgcgcgcgtgaTGCGTGGGCACGTATCGAGGGCATCGAGCGCCACAAGCAACTTATGGCACCCAAGCCCACTCGCCTGCTTGTGTCGGAGACCCTCGTTCCACCCacggagaagaagggcaaggcgtCGCACCGGTTGAGCGAGATGCTCAAGTACCGCAACATGGAGCAGTGGATTGTTCGCTTTACGGACGTGTCGCTGCTCTGTGAACGAACCGGGTACACGTCTCTCCCTACGTCGTCCAAGAACCGACTCAAGTCCGAGTCGCAGACGGACCTGAGTATACGCcgcttgagctcgtccaAGCGCGGACAAAGCTTGAAGCAGCGCAACATGTACCGCTTCCTGAAGGT
Coding sequences within it:
- a CDS encoding uncharacterized protein (RhoGEF domain); the protein is MKSLWGRFKPAQAGPSTSRPSPDVAVADRSDDTIKVGKTRSFRRPRLTDVHTETPTSASGDAEHSHSHDYSTISHSSLTKELPPRPVTPGALANLSPPVSPKDSHDLPNAIEEWRAQQARASNSTDNVKKVAFQSPQRPHGTNSDGDLRGRAAGSAGPSRQREHSPTSRSSSRNSVHGSTPLDMRRGSASTSQASLTHMAHSPTKSTLSQVTLAPSESSATSAQSYIPLPESWTAAMDDELIANLGPRERARQEVLWEIVNSEERYVQDLAKLNETFCLALLPARESPPLGLGDPLVLTRTTSPVTSSGSHDMQDFLPIASQYSAARQSTDSFRSDDESSAARMNALAALTRSTVSSQPSSHPQTISHNAHDRNHGGRLHGQARTLPLNRASRGNLQNKDDGHSRITSRSSISSMLNGPMTLPDDLEQVLTSISSGILQGHVKLVTALRKRYDEQFPLVRSLADVFISHSDILREYATYILHLERALAQIDEAAALSASIATGSRSRRSSRRLEETQQGRLSKRLAQLEELAAQRGEAGMAISLSKPFQRLLKYPLLFQNLLFNTSPSTREYEATLAMVDEVETIVRSIEDEKSSSEERERARDAWARIEGIERHKQLMAPKPTRLLVSETLVPPTEKKGKASHRLSEMLKYRNMEQWIVRFTDVSLLCERTGYTSLPTSSKNRLKSESQTDLSIRRLSSSKRGQSLKQRNMYRFLKVYEWHERVLKPETPPPRLSLDYKRTSLDVMRRASVDHYRRPSLDHHPTLDNLLETPRATGSAVTPRKVPMKTVDGSPSKLTPRRRASSPARTDDAQSEVMSVMSFAFRGEARPLARGSIGRARGGATMGGPSQRTTKLAERRASGNMSSSAAANAKFAHRLRSSEELSQSAPTIRPASRVRRSLPPAMALTPAGGRRTTTPASQRPPWNNSMRPISAREERELEQDKERRPPSATKVRPKRPESAAARSRSSASEREPFGDAANGKDKMSDASSASSRAANATIRGPPIAKANGGVKAKGRGSDIENVPQEEEVPLEQQKGSTAVSVSKTNVEVVVDKADKPAAKTLTGVAARIAALEGRNRGRHI